From a single Glycine soja cultivar W05 chromosome 19, ASM419377v2, whole genome shotgun sequence genomic region:
- the LOC114399052 gene encoding ABC transporter G family member 22-like isoform X1, translated as MAVSMENASTSSLARTKSDQLLETVATTAEKSPPSAEGGGVLSRKSSWRMTASSPGGGGGRNTYIRKARSAQLKVEVDEVGSGVALSRASSASLGLSFSFTGFTLPPDEIADSKPFSDDDIPEDIEAGTPKPKFQTEPTLPIYLKFTDVTYKVVMKGITTTKEKDILKGITGSVNPGEVLALMGPSGSGKTSLLNLLGGRLIQSTIGGSITYNDQPYSKFLKSRIGFVTQDDVLFPHLTVKETLTYAARLRLPNTLTKEQKEKRALEVIDELGLERCQDTMIGGSYVRGISGGERKRVCIGNEIIINPSLLFLDEPTSGLDSTTALRIVQMLQDIAEAGKTVVTTIHQPSSRLFHKFDKLILLGKGSLLYFGKASDAMDYFQFIGCAPLIAMNPAEFLLDLANGNVNDISVPSELKDIVQVGNAEAETCNGKPSASVVQEYLVEAYDSRVAEIEKTKLMVPVPLDVELKSKVCSCKRQWGASWFEQFSILFSRGFKERRHDYFSWLRITQVLATAVILGLLWWQSDAKTPKGLQDQAGLLFFIAVFWGFFPVFTAIFTFPQERAMLTKERTTDMYRLSAYFVARTTSDLLLDLVLPVFFLLLVYFMANLRLGSGRFFFSILTVFLCIIAAQGLGLAIGATLMDLKRATTLASVTVMTFMLAGGFFVKKVPIFISWIRYISFNYHTYKLLLKVQYEHITPTIDGIRIDSGFREVAALTAMVFGYRLLAYLSLRRMKLQAGN; from the exons a TGGCGGTGAGCATGGAAAATGCAAGCACGTCTAGCTTAGCGAGAACGAAATCGGATCAGCTACTGGAGACGGTGGCCACAACAGCTGAGAAGTCGCCACCTTCGGCGGAGGGAGGCGGGGTCCTGTCAAGGAAATCGAGCTGGAGGATGACGGCGTCGTCGCCGGGTGGCGGCGGTGGGAGAAACACATACATAAGGAAGGCAAGGAGCGCTCAGTTGAAGGTAGAGGTGGACGAGGTTGGCAGCGGCGTGGCTCTTAGCCGAGCTTCCAGCGCCAGCTTGGGCCTCTCATTCTCCTTCACCGGCTTCACTCTCCCTCCCGATGAAATCGCCGATTCCAAACCATTCAGCGACGATGATATCC CGGAGGATATTGAAGCTGGAACTCCTAAGCCAAAGTTTCAGACGGAACCTACTCTGCCAATATATCTAAAG TTCACAGATGTGACATACAAAGTAGTGATGAAAGGCATAACTACAACTAAGGAGAAGGATATCTTAAAGGGGATCACTGGTTCTGTAAATCCTGGGGAAGTTTTGGCATTGATGGGTCCGTCAGGAAGTGGAAAGACATCTTTGTTAAATCTGCTTGGAGGAAGGTTGATTCAATCCACAATTGGTGGCTCTATCACTTACAATGATCAACCTTATTCCAAGTTCCTAAAGAGCAG GATTGGATTCGTGACACAAGACGATGTTCTGTTTCCTCACCTTACTGTAAAAGAAACATTGACTTATGCAGCCCGCCTAAGATTGCCAAATACATTAACGAAAGAGCAAAAGGAAAAACGAGCTTTGGAAGTCATTGATGAGCTGGGGTTGGAGAG GTGCCAAGACACTATGATAGGAGGTTCCTATGTTCGAGGAATATCTGGTGGAGAGAGGAAGAGAGTTTGTATTGGCAATGAGATCATAATCAACCCTTCACTTCTGTTTCTTGATGAACCAACTTCTGGTTTGGATTCTACAACAGCGTTAAGGATAGTTCAGATGCTACAAGACATAGCAGAG GCTGGTAAAACCGTGGTGACAACAATCCATCAACCATCAAGCAGACTCTTTCATAAATTTGATAAGTTGATCCTTCTAGGAAAAGGGAGTTTGCTGTACTTTGGAAAAGCATCTGATGCAATGGACTATTTCCAGTTTATAGGCTGTGCACCTCTTATTGCCATGAACCCAGCAGAGTTTTTATTAGACCTTGCAAATGGAAACGTAAATGATATTTCTGTGCCATCAGAGTTAAAGGATATAGTGCAGGTGGGAAATGCTGAAGCTGAAACATGCAATGGGAAACCTTCAGCCTCAGTTGTACAAGAG TATCTGGTGGAGGCATATGATTCTCGAGTCGCAGAAATAGAGAAGACAAAGTTAATGGTTCCTGTCCCTCTTGATGTAGAACTGAAGTCTAAGGTTTGTTCTTGTAAAAGACAGTGGGGAGCAAGTTGGTTTGAGCAATTTTCCATATTATTTTCAAGAGGATTCAAAGAACGGAGGCATGACTACTTTAGCTGGTTAAGAATCACCCAAGTTCTAGCCACTGCAGTCATCTTAGGATTACTCTGGTGGCAATCAGATGCTAAAACACCTAAAGGTTTGCAAGACCAG GCCGGACTGCTTTTCTTTATTGCTGTGTTTTGGGGATTCTTTCCTGTGTTCACTGCAATATTCACATTTCCTCAAGAGAGAGCCATGCTGACTAAGGAACGAACAACCGATATGTACAGACTAAGTGCTTATTTCGTGGCTAGAACTACAAGTGACCTTCTACTGGACCTGGTGCTACCAGTGTTTTTCCTCCTTCTTGTTTATTTCATGGCCAATTTGAGACTCGGTTCAGGGCGTTTTTTCTTTAGTATTCTTACCGTTTTTCTCTGCATCATAGCAGCTCAG GGTCTTGGACTTGCTATAGGGGCTACACTTATGGACTTAAAAAGGGCAACAACTTTGGCTTCAGTAACTGTGATGACTTTCATGCTGGCTGGAGGGTTTTTTGTGAag AAAGTCCCCATATTTATATCATGGATTCGCTACATATCTTTCAACTACCATACGTATAAACTTTTGCTCAAGGTTCAATATGAACACATTACACCTACCATAGATGGGATCAGAATTGACAGTGGATTCAGAGAGGTTGCTGCTCTGACGGCCATGGTTTTTGGTTACCGTTTATTGGCATATCTTTCATTGCGGCGGATGAAACTTCAAGCtggaaattaa
- the LOC114399052 gene encoding ABC transporter G family member 22-like isoform X2 — MENASTSSLARTKSDQLLETVATTAEKSPPSAEGGGVLSRKSSWRMTASSPGGGGGRNTYIRKARSAQLKVEVDEVGSGVALSRASSASLGLSFSFTGFTLPPDEIADSKPFSDDDIPEDIEAGTPKPKFQTEPTLPIYLKFTDVTYKVVMKGITTTKEKDILKGITGSVNPGEVLALMGPSGSGKTSLLNLLGGRLIQSTIGGSITYNDQPYSKFLKSRIGFVTQDDVLFPHLTVKETLTYAARLRLPNTLTKEQKEKRALEVIDELGLERCQDTMIGGSYVRGISGGERKRVCIGNEIIINPSLLFLDEPTSGLDSTTALRIVQMLQDIAEAGKTVVTTIHQPSSRLFHKFDKLILLGKGSLLYFGKASDAMDYFQFIGCAPLIAMNPAEFLLDLANGNVNDISVPSELKDIVQVGNAEAETCNGKPSASVVQEYLVEAYDSRVAEIEKTKLMVPVPLDVELKSKVCSCKRQWGASWFEQFSILFSRGFKERRHDYFSWLRITQVLATAVILGLLWWQSDAKTPKGLQDQAGLLFFIAVFWGFFPVFTAIFTFPQERAMLTKERTTDMYRLSAYFVARTTSDLLLDLVLPVFFLLLVYFMANLRLGSGRFFFSILTVFLCIIAAQGLGLAIGATLMDLKRATTLASVTVMTFMLAGGFFVKKVPIFISWIRYISFNYHTYKLLLKVQYEHITPTIDGIRIDSGFREVAALTAMVFGYRLLAYLSLRRMKLQAGN; from the exons ATGGAAAATGCAAGCACGTCTAGCTTAGCGAGAACGAAATCGGATCAGCTACTGGAGACGGTGGCCACAACAGCTGAGAAGTCGCCACCTTCGGCGGAGGGAGGCGGGGTCCTGTCAAGGAAATCGAGCTGGAGGATGACGGCGTCGTCGCCGGGTGGCGGCGGTGGGAGAAACACATACATAAGGAAGGCAAGGAGCGCTCAGTTGAAGGTAGAGGTGGACGAGGTTGGCAGCGGCGTGGCTCTTAGCCGAGCTTCCAGCGCCAGCTTGGGCCTCTCATTCTCCTTCACCGGCTTCACTCTCCCTCCCGATGAAATCGCCGATTCCAAACCATTCAGCGACGATGATATCC CGGAGGATATTGAAGCTGGAACTCCTAAGCCAAAGTTTCAGACGGAACCTACTCTGCCAATATATCTAAAG TTCACAGATGTGACATACAAAGTAGTGATGAAAGGCATAACTACAACTAAGGAGAAGGATATCTTAAAGGGGATCACTGGTTCTGTAAATCCTGGGGAAGTTTTGGCATTGATGGGTCCGTCAGGAAGTGGAAAGACATCTTTGTTAAATCTGCTTGGAGGAAGGTTGATTCAATCCACAATTGGTGGCTCTATCACTTACAATGATCAACCTTATTCCAAGTTCCTAAAGAGCAG GATTGGATTCGTGACACAAGACGATGTTCTGTTTCCTCACCTTACTGTAAAAGAAACATTGACTTATGCAGCCCGCCTAAGATTGCCAAATACATTAACGAAAGAGCAAAAGGAAAAACGAGCTTTGGAAGTCATTGATGAGCTGGGGTTGGAGAG GTGCCAAGACACTATGATAGGAGGTTCCTATGTTCGAGGAATATCTGGTGGAGAGAGGAAGAGAGTTTGTATTGGCAATGAGATCATAATCAACCCTTCACTTCTGTTTCTTGATGAACCAACTTCTGGTTTGGATTCTACAACAGCGTTAAGGATAGTTCAGATGCTACAAGACATAGCAGAG GCTGGTAAAACCGTGGTGACAACAATCCATCAACCATCAAGCAGACTCTTTCATAAATTTGATAAGTTGATCCTTCTAGGAAAAGGGAGTTTGCTGTACTTTGGAAAAGCATCTGATGCAATGGACTATTTCCAGTTTATAGGCTGTGCACCTCTTATTGCCATGAACCCAGCAGAGTTTTTATTAGACCTTGCAAATGGAAACGTAAATGATATTTCTGTGCCATCAGAGTTAAAGGATATAGTGCAGGTGGGAAATGCTGAAGCTGAAACATGCAATGGGAAACCTTCAGCCTCAGTTGTACAAGAG TATCTGGTGGAGGCATATGATTCTCGAGTCGCAGAAATAGAGAAGACAAAGTTAATGGTTCCTGTCCCTCTTGATGTAGAACTGAAGTCTAAGGTTTGTTCTTGTAAAAGACAGTGGGGAGCAAGTTGGTTTGAGCAATTTTCCATATTATTTTCAAGAGGATTCAAAGAACGGAGGCATGACTACTTTAGCTGGTTAAGAATCACCCAAGTTCTAGCCACTGCAGTCATCTTAGGATTACTCTGGTGGCAATCAGATGCTAAAACACCTAAAGGTTTGCAAGACCAG GCCGGACTGCTTTTCTTTATTGCTGTGTTTTGGGGATTCTTTCCTGTGTTCACTGCAATATTCACATTTCCTCAAGAGAGAGCCATGCTGACTAAGGAACGAACAACCGATATGTACAGACTAAGTGCTTATTTCGTGGCTAGAACTACAAGTGACCTTCTACTGGACCTGGTGCTACCAGTGTTTTTCCTCCTTCTTGTTTATTTCATGGCCAATTTGAGACTCGGTTCAGGGCGTTTTTTCTTTAGTATTCTTACCGTTTTTCTCTGCATCATAGCAGCTCAG GGTCTTGGACTTGCTATAGGGGCTACACTTATGGACTTAAAAAGGGCAACAACTTTGGCTTCAGTAACTGTGATGACTTTCATGCTGGCTGGAGGGTTTTTTGTGAag AAAGTCCCCATATTTATATCATGGATTCGCTACATATCTTTCAACTACCATACGTATAAACTTTTGCTCAAGGTTCAATATGAACACATTACACCTACCATAGATGGGATCAGAATTGACAGTGGATTCAGAGAGGTTGCTGCTCTGACGGCCATGGTTTTTGGTTACCGTTTATTGGCATATCTTTCATTGCGGCGGATGAAACTTCAAGCtggaaattaa
- the LOC114399052 gene encoding ABC transporter G family member 22-like isoform X3, whose product MKGITTTKEKDILKGITGSVNPGEVLALMGPSGSGKTSLLNLLGGRLIQSTIGGSITYNDQPYSKFLKSRIGFVTQDDVLFPHLTVKETLTYAARLRLPNTLTKEQKEKRALEVIDELGLERCQDTMIGGSYVRGISGGERKRVCIGNEIIINPSLLFLDEPTSGLDSTTALRIVQMLQDIAEAGKTVVTTIHQPSSRLFHKFDKLILLGKGSLLYFGKASDAMDYFQFIGCAPLIAMNPAEFLLDLANGNVNDISVPSELKDIVQVGNAEAETCNGKPSASVVQEYLVEAYDSRVAEIEKTKLMVPVPLDVELKSKVCSCKRQWGASWFEQFSILFSRGFKERRHDYFSWLRITQVLATAVILGLLWWQSDAKTPKGLQDQAGLLFFIAVFWGFFPVFTAIFTFPQERAMLTKERTTDMYRLSAYFVARTTSDLLLDLVLPVFFLLLVYFMANLRLGSGRFFFSILTVFLCIIAAQGLGLAIGATLMDLKRATTLASVTVMTFMLAGGFFVKKVPIFISWIRYISFNYHTYKLLLKVQYEHITPTIDGIRIDSGFREVAALTAMVFGYRLLAYLSLRRMKLQAGN is encoded by the exons ATGAAAGGCATAACTACAACTAAGGAGAAGGATATCTTAAAGGGGATCACTGGTTCTGTAAATCCTGGGGAAGTTTTGGCATTGATGGGTCCGTCAGGAAGTGGAAAGACATCTTTGTTAAATCTGCTTGGAGGAAGGTTGATTCAATCCACAATTGGTGGCTCTATCACTTACAATGATCAACCTTATTCCAAGTTCCTAAAGAGCAG GATTGGATTCGTGACACAAGACGATGTTCTGTTTCCTCACCTTACTGTAAAAGAAACATTGACTTATGCAGCCCGCCTAAGATTGCCAAATACATTAACGAAAGAGCAAAAGGAAAAACGAGCTTTGGAAGTCATTGATGAGCTGGGGTTGGAGAG GTGCCAAGACACTATGATAGGAGGTTCCTATGTTCGAGGAATATCTGGTGGAGAGAGGAAGAGAGTTTGTATTGGCAATGAGATCATAATCAACCCTTCACTTCTGTTTCTTGATGAACCAACTTCTGGTTTGGATTCTACAACAGCGTTAAGGATAGTTCAGATGCTACAAGACATAGCAGAG GCTGGTAAAACCGTGGTGACAACAATCCATCAACCATCAAGCAGACTCTTTCATAAATTTGATAAGTTGATCCTTCTAGGAAAAGGGAGTTTGCTGTACTTTGGAAAAGCATCTGATGCAATGGACTATTTCCAGTTTATAGGCTGTGCACCTCTTATTGCCATGAACCCAGCAGAGTTTTTATTAGACCTTGCAAATGGAAACGTAAATGATATTTCTGTGCCATCAGAGTTAAAGGATATAGTGCAGGTGGGAAATGCTGAAGCTGAAACATGCAATGGGAAACCTTCAGCCTCAGTTGTACAAGAG TATCTGGTGGAGGCATATGATTCTCGAGTCGCAGAAATAGAGAAGACAAAGTTAATGGTTCCTGTCCCTCTTGATGTAGAACTGAAGTCTAAGGTTTGTTCTTGTAAAAGACAGTGGGGAGCAAGTTGGTTTGAGCAATTTTCCATATTATTTTCAAGAGGATTCAAAGAACGGAGGCATGACTACTTTAGCTGGTTAAGAATCACCCAAGTTCTAGCCACTGCAGTCATCTTAGGATTACTCTGGTGGCAATCAGATGCTAAAACACCTAAAGGTTTGCAAGACCAG GCCGGACTGCTTTTCTTTATTGCTGTGTTTTGGGGATTCTTTCCTGTGTTCACTGCAATATTCACATTTCCTCAAGAGAGAGCCATGCTGACTAAGGAACGAACAACCGATATGTACAGACTAAGTGCTTATTTCGTGGCTAGAACTACAAGTGACCTTCTACTGGACCTGGTGCTACCAGTGTTTTTCCTCCTTCTTGTTTATTTCATGGCCAATTTGAGACTCGGTTCAGGGCGTTTTTTCTTTAGTATTCTTACCGTTTTTCTCTGCATCATAGCAGCTCAG GGTCTTGGACTTGCTATAGGGGCTACACTTATGGACTTAAAAAGGGCAACAACTTTGGCTTCAGTAACTGTGATGACTTTCATGCTGGCTGGAGGGTTTTTTGTGAag AAAGTCCCCATATTTATATCATGGATTCGCTACATATCTTTCAACTACCATACGTATAAACTTTTGCTCAAGGTTCAATATGAACACATTACACCTACCATAGATGGGATCAGAATTGACAGTGGATTCAGAGAGGTTGCTGCTCTGACGGCCATGGTTTTTGGTTACCGTTTATTGGCATATCTTTCATTGCGGCGGATGAAACTTCAAGCtggaaattaa
- the LOC114399644 gene encoding pentatricopeptide repeat-containing protein At5g06540-like: protein MSITSGSNSILKTLRLKNPKLVLLECCSNARDLKIIHAHMLRTHLFFDVFAASRLIAFCIDSTTNLLHYAIRVASQIQNPNLFIYNALIRGCSTSENPENSFHYYIKALRFGLLPDNITHPFLVKACAQLENAPMGMQTHGQAIKHGFEQDFYVQNSLVHMYASVGDINAARSVFQRMCRFDVVSWTCMIAGYHRCGDAKSARELFDRMPERNLVTWSTMISGYARNNCFEKAVETFEALQAEGVVANETVMVGVISSCAHLGALAMGEKAHEYVMRNKLSLNLILGTAVVDMYARCGNVEKAVMVFEQLPEKDVLCWTALIAGLAMHGYAEKALWYFSEMAKKGFVPRDITFTAVLTACSHAGMVERGLEIFESMKRDHGVEPRLEHYGCMVDLLGRAGKLRKAEKFVLKMPVKPNAPIWRALLGACRIHKNVEVGERVGKILLEMQPEYSGHYVLLSNIYARANKWKDVTVMRQMMKDKGVRKPPGYSLIEIDGKVHEFTIGDKTHPEIEKIERIWEDIILPKIKLAGYVGNTAETMFDIDEEEKEGALHRHSEKLAIAYGIMKIRAPTPIRIVKNLRVCEDCHTATKLISKVFEVELIVRDRNRFHHFKEGTCSCMDYW from the coding sequence ATGAGCATCACCAGTGGTAGCAACTCAATCCTGAAAACGCTGAGGTTGAAGAATCCCAAGCTTGTACTGTTAGAGTGTTGTTCCAATGCTAGGGACCTCAAAATCATCCATGCCCACATGCTAAGAACCCACCTTTTCTTCGACGTGTTTGCAGCCAGTCGCCTCATTGCTTTCTGCATAGACTCAACCACCAACTTGCTGCATTACGCCATAAGGGTCGCGTCCCAAATCCAAAATCCCAATCTCTTCATCTACAATGCACTCATACGTGGGTGTTCCACAAGTGAAAACCCTGAAAACTCCTTTCACTATTATATCAAAGCTCTACGCTTTGGTCTATTACCTGATAATATCACCCACCCTTTTTTGGTTAAGGCATGTGCCCAGCTTGAGAATGCACCTATGGGCATGCAAACACATGGACAAGCCATTAAGCATGGATTTGAACAAGATTTTTACGTTCAAAACTCTCTTGTTCATATGTATGCCTCTGTTGGGGACATAAATGCTGCGAGGAGTGTTTTTCAGAGGATGTGTCGGTTTGATGTGGTGTCATGGACTTGCATGATTGCGGGGTATCATCGATGTGGGGATGCTAAATCTGCACGTGAACTGTTTGATAGAATGCCGGAGAGGAATTTGGTGACGTGGAGCACGATGATTAGCGGTTATGCCCGGAACAATTGTTTTGAGAAAGCAGTTGAGACGTTTGAGGCTCTTCAGGCAGAAGGGGTGGTTGCTAATGAGACTGTGATGGTGGGAGTGATATCTTCTTGTGCTCATTTGGGGGCTCTTGCAATGGGGGAGAAAGCTCACGAGTATGTGATGAGGAATAAGTTGAGTTTGAATCTGATTCTTGGGACAGCTGTGGTTGATATGTATGCAAGATGTGGGAATGTTGAGAAAGCTGTTATGGTTTTTGAGCAACTGCCAGAAAAAGATGTCCTTTGTTGGACAGCTTTGATTGCTGGATTGGCCATGCATGGTTATGCAGAGAAAGCACTTTGGTATTTTTCAGAAATGGCAAAAAAGGGGTTTGTTCCTAGAGACATTACGTTTACTGCAGTGTTGACAGCTTGCAGCCATGCAGGAATGGTTGAAAGGGGTTTGGAAATATTCGAAAGCATGAAACGTGATCATGGGGTGGAGCCGAGACTGGAGCACTATGGATGTATGGTTGATCTTCTTGGTCGTGCAGGAAAGTTGAGAAAGGCGGAGAAGTTTGTTCTTAAAATGCCTGTGAAGCCAAATGCTCCAATATGGAGAGCATTGCTAGGAGCTTGCAGGATTCACAAGAATGTGGAAGTTGGGGAAAGGGTGGGGAAGATTTTGTTAGAGATGCAACCAGAATATAGTGGTCATTATGTGCTACTCTCCAACATATATGCTCGTGCAAATAAGTGGAAAGATGTTACTGTCATGAGGCAAATGATGAAAGACAAAGGAGTAAGAAAACCACCTGGGTATAGTCTCATTGAGATAGATGGAAAAGTTCATGAATTTACAATTGGAGATAAAACACACCCGGAAATagagaaaatagaaagaatatGGGAAGATATAATACTCCCAAAAATAAAACTAGCTGGCTATGTTGGAAATACAGCTGAGACAATGTTTGACATTGATGAAGAGGAAAAGGAAGGTGCCCTTCACAGGCATAGTGAGAAGCTGGCCATTGCATATGGAATTATGAAGATTCGGGCTCCTACACCAATTCGGATTGTTAAAAATTTGCGTGTCTGTGAAGATTGTCACACAGCTACCAAGTTGATTTCAAAGGTTTTCGAAGTGGAGTTGATTGTGAGAGATCGAAACCGATTCCATCATTTTAAAGAAGGCACGTGTTCTTGTATGGATTACTGGTGA
- the LOC114398028 gene encoding protein downstream neighbor of Son-like: MAEVAKPSSVPPSSHRIGSGPLKSGSLVRKKTPSELRGELLKRASNVDLTDESQSTLADPTKTTEVDNGFKKTRLWKPPRYTDTRVDEVFAAKKPRFKIASGKENAKENPSLGQTSNLKNFSVFSTLEAKGQQGNSCLENSVTSSEVSKDSVLQSCQTFQKCSQGKFRSVSELSSAADKSCGTAAIDLGKALRGLSALEPSNANDTAADLAEGHKDLTTVTGNFLSEFLLPGKKVPLDLSLKTSMRIVSSSSVNWSLMRGTMPQLTFQHSYFTNQNMRGSEGFKVLQSWMYPQSILPPSLISVLSSSTSDGELEFLRKRQVAWEESFRDLYYMLRKNICGLFYVSTAQFVVMFTGGDISGKSKCSCNAYISQSTQGLRSLLREHDLCFSMPLCHSKVEQVSTEDLVELSEIEKQNLGQTRRLRSLSDVDNSPESLLVFSGNNNVHALYDFLLNYRFLLTSLSSVDVPVLCSPVPFQNSALSSPDIKCVETRRAEDIAASSNGSIWKDVESAQGSSDSLCTIEIKDALLPPWIICGICALMASEGRSFVASFVTEPSSIGLNVALKSTCEKSESKAAGSESLQDQGSTFGIPEVVVSSRLCSCSLKGVRYSDESYTASLSPVQSYINK; encoded by the exons ATGGCAGAAGTGGCTAAACCGAGTTCTGTGCCTCCGAGCTCTCATCGAATTGGTTCAGGACCTTTGAAAAGTGGATCTTTGGTTAGAAAGAAGACACCGTCAGAACTTAGG GGAGAGTTGTTGAAGCGGGCAAGTAATGTGGACCTTACTGATGAATCTCAATCCACCTTGGCTGATCCTACGAA GACCACTGAGGTGGACAATGGATTTAAAAAAACAAGGTTATGGAAGCCCCCTAGATACACAGACACACGGGTTGATGAAGTATTTGCTGCCAAAAAGCCCAGGTTCAAAATTGCATCTGGAAAGGAAAATGCAAAG GAAAATCCATCTTTGGGGCAAACTAGTAATCTGAagaatttttcagttttttcaaCATTGGAGGCCAAGGGACAGCAAGGAAATTCATG CTTGGAGAATTCTGTTACTTCTAGTGAGGTCAGCAAAGATAGTGTATTACAATCTTGCCAAACATTTCAAAAGTGCAGCCAAGGAAAATTTCGTAGTGTTTCTGAGCTTTCATCAGCTGCTGATAAATCTTGTGGCACAGCTGCTATTGACCTG ggAAAAGCATTAAGAGGACTATCTGCACTTGAACCATCTAATGCTAATGACACGGCTGCTGATTTGGCTGAAGGACACAAAGATTTGACAACTGTTACAGGAAATTTCTTATCTGAATTCCTTTTACCTGGCAAGAAGGTCCCTTTGGATCTTAGTCTAAAAACCAGTATGCGAATTGTATCCTCCTCTTCTGTGAATTG GTCACTTATGCGTGGTACCATGCCTCAGTTAACCTTCCAGCATAGTTATTTCACGAATCAAAATATGAGAGGTTCCGAGGGCTTTAAAGTTTTACAGTCATGGATGTATCCTCAATCCATTCTACCACCTTCTCTAATTTCCGTCTTGAGCTCATCAACATCAGATGGAG AATTGGAGTTCTTAAGGAAAAGACAAGTAGCTTGGGAAGAATCCTTCCGGGACCTCTATTACATGCTTCGAAAGAACATTTGTGGCCTTTTTTATG TTAGCACTGCCCAGTTTGTGGTGATGTTCACTGGTGGCGACATCTCTGGGAAATCCAAATGTTCATGCAATGCTTATATCTCTCAGTCAACCCAAGGGTTAAGATCATTGTTAAGAGAGCAT GATCTCTGTTTCTCTATGCCTCTTTGCCATTCGAAAGTAGAACAAGTTTCAACTGAGGATCTAGTTGAGTTGTCAGAGATAGAGAAGCAAAACTTAGGACAG ACTCGGCGATTAAGGTCATTATCTGATGTTGATAATAGCCCAGAATCTTTGCTGGTTTTTAGTGGCAACAACAATGTACATGCTTTATATGACTTTTTACTAAATTACAG ATTTCTCTTGACCTCACTGTCTAGTGTGGATGTACCTGTCTTGTGCTCTCCTGTGCCATTTCAAAATTCTGCTTTGTCTTCTCCTGAC ATTAAATGCGTGGAGACTAGAAGAGCTGAAGACATTGCTGCTTCTTCTAATGGGTCTATATGGAAAGATGTTGAGTCAGCACAAGGATCATCAGATAGCCTTTGTACCATTGAAATTAAGGATGCACTTCTTCCACCTTGGATTATTTGTGGTATATGTGCATTGATGGCCTCTGAAGGAAGAAGCTTTGTGGCAAG TTTTGTGACGGAACCTAGCTCAATTGGCTTGAATGTTGCCTTAAAATCAACTTGTGAGAAGTCGGAATCTAAAGCTGCCGGCAGTGAAAGCTTACAAGACCAAGGAAGTACGTTTGGCATTCCAGAAGTTGTAGTCTCTTCTCGACTGTGTTCATGTTCATTAAAAGGCGTAAGGTACAGTGATGAATCTTATACAGCATCGCTATCCCCTGTACAATCTTATATAAACAAGTAA
- the LOC114398877 gene encoding VQ motif-containing protein 8, chloroplastic-like → MNSQAASRHKQLQGPKPASLIINRNSTKISKQKQHLSHHSPVIVHLKSPKVIHVRPEEFMSLVQQLTGNPVSAAAVAANSPKMEKSSTVAAMDENPVEDFIGSLGRTANISVDFQALMHFVDFV, encoded by the coding sequence ATGAATTCCCAAGCAGCAAGCAGACACAAGCAGTTGCAGGGTCCAAAGCCTGCTTCTCTAATTATTAACAGAAACTCCACAAAGATCAGTAAGCAGAAGCAGCACCTCTCACATCATTCACCAGTTATAGTGCATTTGAAATCTCCCAAGGTCATTCACGTCAGGCCTGAAGAATTTATGAGTCTCGTGCAGCAGCTAACTGGGAACCCCGTATCTGCAGCTGCTGTTGCTGCCAATTCTCCAAAAATGGAGAAGAGTAGCACCGTTGCAGCCATGGATGAAAACCCAGTAGAGGATTTTATTGGTAGCCTAGGGCGTACTGCCAATATTTCAGTTGATTTCCAAGCTTTAATGCACTTTGTAGATTTTGTATAA